A region of Chitinophaga horti DNA encodes the following proteins:
- a CDS encoding glycoside hydrolase family 76 protein, translated as MRRMILSTLLSCTLLSASAQQLQPAAEYQRRAEEMFHRVWTLYRVPQHGLFSEYYPQQHKDSLTYMQDGNVQSKAVSYLWPLSGVVTASNMLIRLPGKKAAYQPYADTAMAAMYAYRDTTRNPTGYQAYPAKFEKVDRYYDDNGLVAIDYAEAYLNTRNPVYLSRAKEVFAFILSGWTDVLGGGVTWLEGHGDQKPACSNGMATLAALKIYKASGDKYYLQQGIRFYDWMHKHLRDSAGLYVNDIKTATGKVNPVYYTYNTGAMLEAAMMLHSITHEKKYLTHARQSAEAAYQYFGQPQQGMRSAFCDLPWFATVLFRGYEALYEVTKDKKYLAAIIDRVDHAWTNRDPNGLTNHDWSEPRDNTGKPKWLLDEACIAEIYARMALLDLK; from the coding sequence CCGCGCAGCAATTGCAGCCTGCCGCCGAATACCAGCGCAGGGCAGAGGAAATGTTTCACCGTGTATGGACGTTATACCGCGTACCGCAACATGGCCTTTTTTCAGAATATTATCCGCAGCAGCATAAGGATTCGCTTACCTACATGCAGGATGGCAACGTACAGTCCAAAGCCGTAAGTTATCTCTGGCCGCTTAGCGGCGTGGTAACAGCTTCCAATATGTTGATACGGTTGCCCGGTAAAAAGGCCGCCTATCAACCTTATGCAGATACTGCGATGGCTGCGATGTACGCGTACCGCGATACTACCCGTAACCCGACAGGCTACCAGGCTTATCCTGCTAAGTTTGAAAAGGTGGACCGGTATTATGACGACAATGGACTGGTAGCGATCGACTACGCAGAAGCTTACCTGAATACCCGCAATCCTGTTTATTTGTCCAGGGCGAAAGAAGTATTCGCTTTCATTCTCAGCGGCTGGACCGATGTGCTGGGTGGCGGCGTCACCTGGCTTGAAGGGCACGGCGATCAGAAACCTGCCTGTAGTAATGGCATGGCCACTTTGGCGGCGTTAAAGATTTACAAAGCCAGTGGTGATAAATACTACCTGCAGCAAGGCATTCGTTTTTACGACTGGATGCATAAACACCTGCGCGACTCGGCCGGTTTGTATGTGAACGATATTAAAACCGCTACAGGTAAAGTGAACCCGGTATATTACACTTACAATACCGGTGCTATGCTGGAGGCCGCCATGATGTTACATTCCATCACGCATGAAAAGAAGTATTTAACACATGCCCGTCAATCGGCCGAAGCCGCTTACCAGTATTTTGGTCAGCCACAACAAGGTATGCGCAGCGCGTTCTGCGACCTGCCCTGGTTTGCGACCGTTTTATTCCGCGGGTACGAGGCCTTGTACGAAGTCACCAAAGATAAAAAGTACCTTGCCGCCATCATCGACCGGGTTGATCACGCCTGGACGAACCGCGATCCGAATGGCTTAACAAATCACGATTGGAGCGAGCCACGCGACAATACCGGCAAGCCGAAGTGGTTGCTGGACGAAGCCTGTATCGCAGAGATTTACGCCCGTATGGCATTGCTCGATCTTAAATAA